Part of the Nicotiana tabacum cultivar K326 chromosome 20, ASM71507v2, whole genome shotgun sequence genome, AAACCTGCATTTAAGTAGCTGTCTCCTTCTAATGTTAAACTATTCCCGCCTTACTACAGTTCACCAAAATTTGGCTTGCCGTGCTGTAGAAAATGTTGGATATACTTCAAAGCCTGAACACATGCATGAGTCAATTCCTACCAGTTTACCCAACACTTTCAGTAATTGCAGCTTGGCAGTTCTTTCCTGCATGCAACCAGCAGATGATGTTTCTGCACAAAGCAGGAAGATTAATGTTACTCCAAATATCTTGTTGGCCCAACCCTCGAATATGGGGATGAGACAAACAATGGAGGGAAAGATTATTAAGACAGAACCAAACTATGCTAACAATTCTCATTTCAATATTGGTGCTCATAGCAGTTTCTTGGAGTCACGTTCTGCACTGGGTGGTGCATCTATTTTGCCATTTAATAGCATGCAGTTGAAGTCACAACCTCTCAACAGACTTCCAGATGCTGACACCACTTCATTTGGATTTTTAGGGGAAATTCCTCAAAATTTTGGTCTCTCAGGCTTGTCAACTGACTTCTCTAATAGTTCTGGTAAGTCTACTTCTCCTGCCCTTTGTAACTTTTCcagtcatttttttttgtttccatTTTCCAAGTTCTGGGTCTAATCATCTTGATCTCTTCCCACCATGTTCAGATATACTAGAGAGCTACTCCAGGACTTCTTTTCTAGCAACAGACACAGGAAACTTGCTTGATCCAAATGGTAGGTACAGCATCAAGGTCAGATTACTGGtattttgtttattgttttgGGTAACTAATGCTGCATGTCTTGCTTTCAGGAGACATTGAGAGGTTAACCAATGCATCAGATAGCTTGCAATATGAAGGTTTTGCTGGCGATTGATTCTATTGGTAACCTTTTTCCATCTCTTAGATTGCGAATATAGAATTTACTTCGGGTCTCAGGTGGTATTTTGTGTCCATTGGGCACGAAAGCGCCCGTGATATGTTCTAAGATACCTTTGCTACTTTTTGGGGATTGCATGCGGTTCTGTTTCCTGAAGAGTGAACAATTGAGCTTTAGCATTTTGCCTCTTACAATATGTGTCCTTTTTTTATTTGGGTTCTTTTTACAGTTGGGCTCTGTTAAGTAACTTAGTATCTAATTAGGAAATATTGTAGTAAGAAATTGAaaggaaaaatatcaaaaaagagATTCTAGGTGACATTGTTCTGCCATGAGGCCAATGatggttattttgggaaaatcATCTGCAAGTTTCCACAACTTAAATTTCAGGTTGAACGAAGCGGTCATAAGACTCCACTCTAGCTAAATTATATACAAATGAAAACTTGAGGCAAAAATTAAGATAAACCATTTAGTCATCAATTAGGAGGACATAAATTAACACCCCAATAAGCTACCTTTACTTCCATGGAATATTCATT contains:
- the LOC107773342 gene encoding uncharacterized protein LOC107773342, with amino-acid sequence MHESIPTSLPNTFSNCSLAVLSCMQPADDVSAQSRKINVTPNILLAQPSNMGMRQTMEGKIIKTEPNYANNSHFNIGAHSSFLESRSALGGASILPFNSMQLKSQPLNRLPDADTTSFGFLGEIPQNFGLSGLSTDFSNSSDILESYSRTSFLATDTGNLLDPNGDIERLTNASDSLQYEGFAGD